One window of Drosophila busckii strain San Diego stock center, stock number 13000-0081.31 chromosome 3L, ASM1175060v1, whole genome shotgun sequence genomic DNA carries:
- the LOC108600581 gene encoding ribosomal protein S6 kinase beta-2: MADVSDPSELFDLELHEDDKEHDSDDDRIELDDVDLEPELSINLHQDNEGQETIQLSEENVNPGKIKLGPTDFELKKVLGKGGYGKVFQVRKTAGRDANKYFAMKVLKKASIVTNQKDTAHTRAERNILEAVKHPFIVELVYAFQTDGKLYLILEYLSGGELFMHLEREGIFLEDTTCFYLSEIILALGHLHTLGIIYRDLKPENILLDAQGHVKLTDFGLCKEHIQEGIVTHTFCGTIEYMAPEILTRSGHGKAVDWWSLGALMFDMLTGVPPFTAENRKKTIETILKAKLNLPAYLTPEARDLVRRLMKRQEPQRLGSGKEDAAAVQAHPFFKHVNWEDVVARRLEPPIKPLLRSEDDVSQFDTRFTRQIPVDSPDETTLSESANSIFQGFTYVAPSILEDMHRANRMPARSPRRTPRPHHHLDNSFRLQFPSANANVGGNVPMGMQRSTLFARATPSHQHQHTHPLHMQTFAPRPSPAQDEMMDVQQGLPMV; encoded by the exons ATGGCGGACGTGAGCGATCCAAGTGAACTGTTCGATCTCGAGTTGCACGAGGATGACAAGGAGCATGACTCAGACGACGACAGGATCGAATTAGATGAT gTTGATCTAGAACCGGAATTGAGCATAAATCTACATCAAGA CAATGAAGGCCAGGAGACCATACAGCTTTCCGAGGAAAATGTCAATCCGGGCAAAATCAAGCTCGGACCCACAGACTTTGAGCTGAAGAAAGTGCTCGGCAAAGGTGGCTACGGCAAAGTTTTTCAG GTGCGCAAGACGGCTGGACGTGAtgccaataaatattttgccatGAAGGTGCTTAAGAAGGCATCGATAGTGACCAACCAAAAGGACACGGCGCACACACGCGCCGAGCGTAACATACTCGAGGCAGTCAAG CATCCGTTTATTGTGGAGCTGGTGTATGCCTTTCAAACAGAcggtaaattatatttaatacttgAATATCTAAGCGGCGGCGAGCTGTTTATGCATTTGGAGCGTGAGGGCATCTTTCTAGAGGATACCACCTG CTTTTACCTGAGCGAAATTATCTTGGCTCTGGGACATTTACACACACTGGGCATCATCTATCGCGATCTGAAGCCCGAGAATATTTTGCTCGACGCACAGGGACATGTGAAGCTTACCGACTTCGGTCTGTGCAAGGAACACATACAAGAGGGTATTGTCACCCACACCTTCTGTGGCACAATTGAGTACAT GGCACCTGAAATTTTAACCAGAAGTGGCCATGGCAAAGCCGTCGATTGGTGGTCACTGGGCGCACTCATGTTTGACATGCTGACAGGCGTG CCACCATTTACAGCGGAGAATCGCAAAAAAACTATTGAAACCATACTGAAAGCCAAGCTTAATCTGCCAGCCTACCTCACACCAGAAGCCAGAGATTTAGTGCGTCGCCTGATGAAGCGACAAGAGCCACAGCGTCTGGGTAGCGGCAAAGAGGATGCGGCGGCTGTGCAGGCACATCCATTCTTTAAGCATGTCAACTGGGAAGATGTGGTGGCCAGACGTTTAGAGCCACCCATTAAGCCGCTGCTG CGAAGTGAAGATGATGTATCCCAATTTGATACGAGGTTCACAAGACAAATTCCCGTGGATTCACCAGATGAAACAACGCTCAGCGAAAGTGCCAATTCTATTTTCCAA ggTTTCACCTATGTAGCGCCCTCGATACTGGAGGATATGCATCGAGCCAATCGCATGCCAGCGCGCTCGCCACGACGCACACCTCGACCGCATCATCATCTGGACAACAGCTTTCGGCTGCAGTTCCCGTCCGCCAATGCCAACGTCGGAGGCAATGTACCCATGGGCATGCAGCGCTCCACATTGTTCGCTCGGGCCACGCCCtcgcatcagcatcagcatacGCATCCCCTACATATGCAAACGTTCGCTCCACGCCCCTCGCCAGCGCAGGACGAAATGATGGACGTGCAGCAGGGTCTGCCCATGGTCTAA
- the LOC108600582 gene encoding uncharacterized protein LOC108600582: MPLGVEEFLQHVHPMDKERNYIPGMPFSEYSTKSHLVTNNEMEQLLNNEQSFIYGRNPNEAPVPVYGVVTLCPAAAAPPPPPKPEVKPYAPPPPPAAALASTRGPYIPVSIDPLEDRNDTVRRSSRLFPLFQRMKRELAPLSEYDLVMGETQPATSEQQQQLLEPEPELAAELESDYGVPVNNFIANLADNVKFSGGAGLEDNLQDNNIGESPEPEVHGIKGQLPGFHVTYWMFYPYSQGKTMCTLSLGPLGRIPFPAVYGYCLGHRRDIGSHVGDWEHMSLYFNGDSEPQAMYVSAHDAGAYYSYNRLTGAFEFRRQETRKGILQRPNFPKTVTTFKNHPVLFAAKGSHGLWTAPGKHRFVKVARLYDINGFGTPWNTWKAVDISYKNLKSYGRSLVPDWLTYRGKWGNPKSKCHPFRRIGLNFCEFTDGPTGIPLKEPHFQCGADYR; the protein is encoded by the exons ATGCCTTTGGGTGTGGAGGAGTTTCTGCAGCATGTGCATCCAATGGACAAGGAACGCAACTATATACCGGGCATGCCCTTTAGTGAATACTCTACCAAATCGCATTTGGTAACCAACAATGAaatggagcagctgctgaacAATGAGCAATCGTTTATTTATGGTCGCAATCCTAACGAAGCACCTGTGCCGGTCTATGGCGTGGTTACCttgtgcccagcagcagcagcaccaccgccgccgcccaaGCCTGAAGTCAAGCCTtatgcgccgccgccgccgccagcagcagccttgGCCAGCACACGCGGACCCTACATACCCGTGTCTATAGATCCGCTGGAGGATCGAAATGATACAGTGCGACGCTCATCGCGTCTTTTTCCATTGTTTCAGCGCATGAAACGTGAGCTGGCGCCACTTTCAGAGTACGATTTGGTCATGGGCGAGACGCAGCCAGCTACgtctgagcagcagcaacagctacttGAGCCGGAGCCGGAGCTAGCGGCTGAGCTGGAGTCAGACTATGGCGTGCCTGTCAACAACTTCATTGCCAATTTGGCGGACAATGTCAAGTTTAGCGGCGGTGCTGGCTTGGAAGACAACTTGCAGGACAACAACATTGGCGAGTCGCCGGAGCCCGAAGTACACGGCATAAAGGGTCAGCTGCCTGGCTTCCATGTGACCTACTGGATGTTTTACCCATACAGTCAAGGCAAGACCATGTGCACGCTTAGTCTGGGACCATTGGGGCGCATTCCCTTTCCCGCCGTCTATGGCTACTGCCTGGGGCATCGCCGCGACATTGGCAGCCATGTGGGCGACTGGGAGCACATGAGCCTTTACTTTAATGGCGACTCGGAGCCGCAGGCTATGTATGTGTCGGCCCATGATGCGGGCGCCTATTACAGCTACAATCGCCTGACGGGCGCTTTTGAGTTTCGCCGCCAGGAGACGCGCAAGGGCATCCTGCAGCGTCCGAATTTTCCCAAAACTGTCACCACATTTAAAAATCATCCGGTTCTGTTTGCTGCCAAGGGCTCGCATGGACTGTGGACGGCGCCTGGCAAGCATCGATTTGTCAAAGTGGCAAGACTCTATGACATCAATGGCTTTGGCACGCCCTGGAACACTTGGAAAGCTGTCGACATAAGCTACAAGAATCTCAAGTCCTACG ggCGCTCGCTGGTGCCGGATTGGCTGACGTATCGCGGTAAATGGGGCAACCCCAAGAGCAAATGTCATCCATTTAGACGCATTGGCCTAAACTTTTGTGAGTTTACGGACGGACCCACGGGCATTCCACTAAAGGAGCCGCATTTCCAGTGCGGTGCTGACTATCGTTGA
- the LOC108601097 gene encoding tektin-1, with amino-acid sequence MLPNLKTRRITSLQLAGKHLGPVAKCPPRYSEEDWDYNNKIKFRITCDQEKLAERIVEESRRVVDETKDTTKNWQREVEHHMRERTSEIRFLVDELNRQKKTAMLEDEALNTYRNRVLNAIEFLKDKSLAICKQCLILREGRIGVDLCDDEVDRSLRRELKVIKGCQGLADAALKEAEEQIRKLRAAMYLLDQDLAAKDKSLSIDEKNLKLKDFQHDLAKGQDLSKQHCQFSLTEWQAQTYENLEANAKALVSAGQLRAYIDLLLKQVCEDMQNQTDRTNEAFDRRIAETKHVKQCLENKHKDTMDHIHQVQRNMNDLEKEMSDKQRAIALCSTRLSNRAHRPGLELTCDMVQDALYNELQALKASVCKLNQKLNENKASMRYLMHVQVMQEEEINIKANTCKIDEVDCMTLRQALKYQSF; translated from the exons ATGTTGCCTAATTTGAAGACGCGACGCATAACGAGCCTGCAGCTGGCAGGCAAGCACTTGGGTCCAGTGGCCAAGTGCCCGCCGCGCTACTCTGAGGAGGATTGggactacaacaacaagattAAGTTTCGCATTACCTGCGACCAGGAGAAGCTCGCCGAGCGCATTGTCGA AGAGTCGCGTCGCGTGGTAGATGAGACCAAGGACACCACCAAGAACTGGCAGCGCGAGGTGGAGCATCATATGCGCGAGCGCACCAGTGAGATTCGCTTTCTAGTCGATGAGCTGAACCGTCAGAAGAAGACGGCCATGCTGGAGGATGAGGCATTGAATACTTATCGCAATCGCGTGCTCAATGCCATTGAGTTTCTCAAGGATAAGTCGCTGGCCATTTGCAAGCAGTGCCTGATCCTGCGCGAGGGTCGCATTGGCGTGGATCTGTGCGATGATGAGGTGGATCGCTCGCTGCGTCGCGAGCTCAAGGTCATCAAGGGTTGCCAGGGCTTGGCTGATGCAGCGCTCAAGGAGGCTGAGGAGCAAATACGCAAGCTGCGCGCTGCCATGTATTTGCTGGATCAGGATTTGGCAGCCAAGGACAAGTCGCTGTCCATTGACGAGAAGAATCTGAAGTTGAAGGACTTTCAGCATGATCTGGCCAAGGGACAGGATCTATCCAAGCAGCACTG TCAATTCTCGCTCACCGAGTGGCAGGCGCAGACCTATGAGAATCTTGAGGCAAACGCCAAGGCTTTGGTCTCAGCCGGGCAGCTGCGCGCCTACATTGACCTGCTGCTGAAGCAGGTCTGCGAGGATATGCAGAACCAAACGGATCGCACCAATGAGGCGTTCGATCGTCGCATTGCCGAGACGAAGCACGTGAAGCAGTGTCTGGAGAACAAGCACAAGGACACCATGGATCATATACATCAGGTGCAGCGCAACATGAACGATCTGGAGAAGGAGATGTCCGATAAGCAGCGTGCAATTGCTTTATGCTCAACACGCCTGAGCAATCGCGCCCATCGTCCTGGGCTTGAGCTCACCTGCGATATGGTCCAGGATGCGCTCTACAATGAGCTGCAGGCTCTGAAGGCCTCTGTCTGCAAGCTGAATCAGAAACTGAACGAGAACAAGGCTTCCATGCGCTATCTCATGCATGTCCAGGTCATGCAGGAGGAGGAGATCAACATTAAAGCAAATACTTGCAAAATCGACGAGGTCGACTGCATGACCTTGCGCCAGGCTCTCAAATATCAATCGTTCTAG
- the LOC108600675 gene encoding zinc finger protein 501-like translates to MNLLRTDNKYTTISCLLVQLIFIYIFAIESKKLCLKMEMACRVCADRSPNHVDIFDSQDDEPSFAEMLKECMDCRIERGDALPKMICRRCVQATESAFQLKRTIEESHKHFMKMLGHSGEADDENVSICESLEANDWKLEEVELDVSCVKQESAVQELDAQFITKIRGVYKYDECIRKESISKLQELFSDDLPENEQHHLCEICGKSFSDVTLLKEHAMYHNDQERPYKCNYCPKAFNQRSNLQAHVRVHTGERPFQCSHCPKGFSHSHHLKDHLLSHTGERPHSCPQCPKAFHKRSNLQSHLRIHSGERPYVCPYCSKTFNHASNLEKHTRIHSGKRPYQCPHCPKSFTRRQHLKDHILVHTGERPYKCLSCSKDFKSNPGLRKHVCNPQQKTNSTP, encoded by the coding sequence ATGAACTTGTTGCGAACTGACAACAAATACACAACTATCAGCTGTTTATTAGTGCAATTGAtctttatttacatatttgctaTTGAAAGCAAGAAATTGTGCTTAAAGATGGAAATGGCGTGCAGAGTGTGCGCCGATAGGTCGCCTAACCATGTGGATATCTTTGATAGCCAAGACGATGAGCCAAGTTTTGCGGAGATGCTTAAGGAGTGCATGGATTGCCGTATAGAAAGAGGTGATGCACTGCCAAAAATGATTTGCCGAAGATGCGTGCAAGCTACGGAGAGTGCTTTCCAGCTCAAGCGCACCATAGAGGAGAGTCATAAGCATTTTATGAAAATGCTGGGGCACAGTGGCGAAGCCGACGACGAGAACGTTTCAATATGTGAATCACTAGAGGCGAACGACTGGAAACTGGAGGAAGTTGAGCTAGACGTTAGTTGTGTGAAGCAGGAGAGCGCTGTACAGGAGCTAGATGCGCAGTTCATTACAAAAATCAGAGGCGTTTACAAATACGATGAATGTATCAGAAAGGAATCCATCAGCAAACTACAAGAGTTATTTTCTGACGATTTGCCGGAGAATGAGCAGCATCATCTATGCGAGATTTGTGGAAAGAGTTTCTCAGATGTTACGCTGCTCAAAGAGCACGCCATGTACCACAATGATCAGGAGCGTCCTTACAAGTGCAATTATTGTCCCAAGGCTTTCAATCAGCGCTCGAATCTTCAAGCCCATGTGCGTGTGCACACCGGGGAGCGTCCCTTTCAATGCTCGCACTGTCCCAAAGGGTTTTCACACAGCCACCATCTCAAGGACCACTTGCTAAGTCATACGGGCGAACGTCCCCATAGCTGTCCACAATGTCCCAAGGCCTTTCACAAGCGCTCCAATCTACAGTCGCATCTGCGCATTCATTCGGGCGAGCGTCCGTACGTGTGTCCATACTGCTCAAAAACATTCAACCACGCTTCAAATCTGGAGAaacatacacgcatacattCCGGCAAGCGCCCATATCAGTGTCCTCACTGCCCCAAATCCTTTACACGCCGGCAGCACCTCAAGGATCACATTCTTGTGCATACAGGGGAACGACCTTACAAGTGTCTGAGCTGCTCGAAGGACTTCAAGAGCAATCCTGGTCTTCGCAAGCACGTCTGCAATCCGCAACAGAAAACAAATAGCACGCCATAG
- the LOC108600674 gene encoding E3 ubiquitin-protein ligase Bre1 has protein sequence MSKRSADDASGAGSGSSSCLVAAAAAGQPPIKKVHFEPHLIGPVSTLEEMDIKVLEFQNKKLAQRIEQRMRCEAELRHRIEQLEKRQTQDDAVLNVVNRYWNQLNEDIRVLLQRFDAETADELENKNENEVTTSFLTQLSTWDKEELDEKLANRVQVSKRAVAKIVQVIDRLMQRNEKITHVLRGDALGGAGSTAGTAAGDDEQQKAAAAGDAVDAASVSAGVHALEETLKKTHIEIMTENRNLQNLNTSLHEKFHTMSLKMKEYQDALTAKETENAELKNQIDELQYDLEKIHCRNDKLENHLAEAIEKLKAYHQIYGDPNKSTNSTKTPNTSSGSITGGSTTTTNVNSQHLEELQKELEEHRELANNRLQELDKLHATHRETLKEVEKLKMDIRQLPESVIVETTEYKCLQSQFSVLYNESMQIKTMLDETRNQLQTSKNQHLRQIEVMESEELIAQKKVRSEMIQMEDVLALIRKEYEALRIEFEQNMAANEQTAPINREMRHLITSLQNHNGQLKGEVQRYKRKYKDLSTDNLKLRKELDEALVTIETNKQEQLSAAAAAAASEAIKQESAGYVKEEHSSSTAAGVNCSSNAGNTSSDCNMSIKEENSVCAEDELDDEAAGKDAKDPAIKQEKLCANDVVNAEKKDSPGPANATTSAAAAASTSNSVKSERDSKDGIKSKELKALESEAVRELKAQLKKALNDQKEMKLLLDMYKGVSKDQRDKVQLMATEKKLRSEIEELRQQLKKLQESKREERKKLADEEALRKIKQLEEQKYELQKQVANHKPNDSSWGAAPGGSGRPFVGSHEEEALLNEMEVTGQAFEDMQEQNSRLIQQLREKDDANFKLMSERIKANQLHKLLREEKTVLEDQMATATTQIEAMHIVLRKLEEKERSLQATVASIEKELMLRQQAMEMHKRKAIESAQSAADLKLHLEKYHAQMKEAQQVVAEKTSSLEAEAYKTKRLQEELAQFKRKAERMKKMEMSGTTIDEVMIEEIREYKETLTCPSCKVKRKDAVLSKCFHVFCYDCLRTRYETRQRKCPKCNCAFGANDYHRLYLQ, from the exons atgtcCAAACGCAGCGCCGACGATGCCAGCGGcgccggcagcggcagcagcagctgtttggtAGCTGCAGCGGCCGCTGGCCAGCCGCCCATCAAGAAGGTGCACTTCGAGCCGCATCTAATTGGGCCCGTCTCGACATTGGAGGAGATGGACATCAAGGTGCTcgaatttcaaaataaaaagctagcCCAGCGAATTGAGCAACGCATGCGTTGCGAGGCGGAGCTGAGGCATCGTATTGAGCAACTGGAGAAGCGGCAGACGCAGGACGATGCGGTGCTCAATGTGGTAAATCGATATTGGAATCAACTGAACGAGGACATTCgggtgctgctgcagcgattCGATGCCGAGACGGCGGATGAGCTGGAGAACAAGAACGAGAACGAGGTGACCACTTCTTTTCTCACGCAGCTGTCCACCTGGGATAAGGAGGAGCTTGACGAGAAGTTGGCCAATCGTGTGCAAGTCTCAAAGCGTGCAGTAGCCAAAATTGTACAGGTTATTGATAGGTTAATGCAACGTAACGAAAAGATAACGCATGTATTGAGAGGTGATGCTCTAGGCGGTGCCGGCAGCACAGCTGGCACGGCAGCTGGAGACGATGAACAGCAAAAGGCCGCTGCGGCTGGAGATGCTGTGGATGCAGCTAGTGTGTCAGCCGGCGTGCATGCGCTTGAGGAGACACTGAAGAAAACGCACATTGAGATTATGACAGAGAATCGGAATCTTCAGAATCTGAATACATCGCTGCATGAGAAGTTTCATACCATGTCGCTGAAAATGAAGGAATACCAGGATGCGCTCACCGCCAAAGAGACGGAGAATGCCGAGCTCAAGAATCAAATCGATGAGCTGCAATACGATCTGGAGAAGATACACTGTCGAAACGACAAGCTGGAGAATCATTTAGCCGAGGCCATTGAGAAGCTGAAGGCCTATCATCAAATCTATGGCGATCCCAATAAGAGCACCAATAGCACCAAAACGCCCAACACAAGCAGCGGCTCCATTACTGGCGGCagtactacaacaacaaatgttaataGTCAACACTTAGAAGAACTGCAAAAGGAGCTAGAAGAGCATCGGGAGCTGGCCAACAATCGGCTGCAGGAGCTGGACAAGCTGCATGCCACGCATCGCGAGACGCTTAAGGAAGTGGAAAAGCTTAAGATGGAT atacGGCAGCTGCCAGAGTCAGTGATTGTGGAGACCACGGAGTACAAGTGTCTGCAGTCGCAGTTCTCAGTGCTTTACAACGAGTCCATGCAGATCAAGACCATGTTGGATGAAACGCGAAATCAACTGCAGACAAGCAAAAATCAGCATTTGCGCCAGATTGAGGTGATGGAAAGCGAGGAGCTGATTGCCCAGAAGAAAGTGCGTAGCGAAATGATACAAATGGAGGATGTCCTTGCACTTATACGGAAGGAGTATGAGGCGTTGCGCATAGAGTTTGAACAAAACATGGCCGCCAATGAGCAGACGGCGCCTATCAATCGCGAAATGCGACACTTGATTACATCGCTACAGAACCATAATGGGCAGCTAAAAGGCGAAGTGCAACGCTATAAGCGCAAGTACAAGGACCTCTCAACAgataatttaaagctgcgcaAGGAACTCGACGAGGCGCTAGTCACAATCGAGACCAACAAACAGGAGCAGCTgtcagcggcagctgcagcggccgCAAGCGAAGCAATCAAACAGGAATCAGCAGGCTATGTGAAGGAGGAGCATTCCAGCAGTACCGCCGCTGGTGTCAACTGCTCGAGTAATGCGGGCAACACCAGCAGTGACTGCAATATGTCCATCAAAGAGGAGAACTCAGTTTGTGCAGAAGATGAGCTGGATGATGAAGCGGCTGGCAAGGATGCAAAAGATCCAGCCATAAAGCAGGAGAAGCTCTGCGCCAACGATGTTGTCAACGCCGAAAAGAAAGACTCACCTGGACCTGCGAATGCGACGACGTcagcagccgcagcggcaAGCACTTCAAATTCTGTCAAAAGCGAAAGGGATTCAAAGGATGGTATTAAATCTAAAGAGTTAAAAGCCTTAGAGAGTGAAGCTGTGCGGGAGCTGAAGGCGCAACTGAA AAAAGCGTTGAATGATCAGAAGGAAATGAAGCTATTGCTGGACATGTACAAAGGAGTTTCGAAGGATCAACGGGACAAAGTGCAGTTGATGGCCACGGAGAAGAAGCTGCGCTCGGAGATTGAGGAGCTGCGGCAACAGCTCAAAAAGCTGCAGGAGAGCAAGCGAGAGGAGCGCAAAAAGCTGGCCGACGAAGAGGCCTTGCGCAAGATCAAGCAGCTGGAGGAGCAAAAGTATGAATTGCAGAAGCAGGTGGCCAATCACAAGCCCAACGACAGTTCGTGGGGTGCTGCGCCTGGAGGCAGCGGTCGACCATTTGTGGGCTCGCATGAGGAGGAGGCGCTGCTGAATGAAATGGAGGTCACTGGTCAAGCATTTGAGGACATGCAGGAGCAGAACTCCAGGCTCATACAGCAGTTACGTGAGAAGGACGACGCTAATTTTAAGCTCATGTCAGAGCGGATAAAGGCCAATCAACTGCACAAACTATTACGTGAGGAGAAGACGGTGCTGGAGGATCAAATGGCCACAGCGACCACGCAGATCGAAGCCATGCACATTGTGCTGCGCAAACTGGAAGAAAAAGAGCGCAGCCTGCAAGCCACGGTGGCATCTATTGAAAAGGAGCTTATGCTGCGGCAGCAGGCCATGGAGATGCACAAGCGCAAGGCTATTGAATCGGCACAGTCGGCAGCGGATCTCAAGTTACATCTTGAAAAGTATCATGCGCAAATGAAGGAGGCGCAACAAGTGGTGGCGGAGAAAACCAGCTCACTGGAGGCGGAGGCGTACAAGACGAAGCGACTGCAGGAGGAGCTGGCGCAGTTCAAACGCAAGGCGGAACGCATGAAGAAGATGGAGATGTCTGGCACCACCATCGATGAGGTGATGATAGAGGAGATACGCGAGTACAAGGAGACGCTCACGTGTCCGTCATGCAAGGTGAAGCGAAAGGACGCAGTGCTCTCCAAGTGCTTCCATGTATTCTGCTACGATTGCCTGCGAACGCGATACGAGACGCGACAGCGCAAGTGCCCCAAATGCAACTGCGCCTTTGGCGCCAACGACTACCATAGGTTATACCTGCAGTAG